From Aegilops tauschii subsp. strangulata cultivar AL8/78 chromosome 5, Aet v6.0, whole genome shotgun sequence:
gggaaagaacttctcgaGGTTTTTGTATACGAAGGACAATGTCGGATGATATTTCAACAAAGGATTTGACAGTCCATAGcagagctgatgtgagtatcggcacacaaccagaggaataAACAATGcgaaggcattggattatagaagcaactgactagttcaaagctcacatgtaaaggaattatgatttccaaatcaaaggatcagaagcaaacgctctgattaaggatagATAAGTTGAGTAAGCTTAGGGGTAAAATCGACAACAATtcgattggtcgagatccagctcatgctTAAAATGACGTCTGAACCAAAAAGATATTTTAAAAGGATCAACCGATGATTGCGTGCACTCGCACTCATGCTGAATCAATAGGTTCAAAATGACGGTGTCAAAAGGAGACTAATGGATATTGCCAGACATATGGgaagcatccataatgcaagcagacaagtatttgcagagcaataagctgctaaggattttcgaaggatcgaatagtatttcgaagacttttgtgaaacacatgaacaactggggatgagcggatactaggtaagtgcgaggaattatccgtaggagtattcatgtggcaaagaactacaaggcagtaggcacaaaatattctcggaacaatagagagaattttaAGGTATCTtataataacaagatcaacggggaatgattgtatgaatgggAGGTATACTTGGTTATCCATTGGGGTTTATCGATGGAatggaattgcaaaagcgatggcacAAAGTATCGAGGGAACATCAGAGAGTAACTTCGGAATCTTCTAGTGCATCAAGCGATCATCTGTATCGAgtggctctccgggaggaagtagttacgagaacctagagttagagttagtaaaccatttaacccgagtagaagagagataagagtcccagagtatagacgagaaataaaaaaacctaataccacccaatggcgacgtgggcctgtaagccacacagccatgttagtaaaagtttttcaatgtctagactcaacttcggccaaggagtttggaagggggattcctataggcagttggctctaataccaacttgtgacgcccccgattaagttaaacaagtttgccttaagaaggctagcacaaactgtgatacagatcgaaagaggcgcatgcctactgcctgggatcctcctaaactactcctggtcgtcgtcagcggcctgcacgtagtagtaggcacctccggtgtagtaggagtcgttgtcgacggtggcgtctagctcctgggctccagcatctggttgcgacaaccaggaagaaaggaaagggggaaaaaagagggagaaaagcaactgtgagtactcatccagagtactggcaagcaaggagctacactacatatgcatgggtatatgtgtaaagggccacatcggtggactgaactgcagaatgccagaataagagggggatagctaatcatgtcgaagactacgcttctggccaccttcatcttgcagcatgtagaagagagtacatggtaagttcaccaagtagcatcgcatagcataatcctacacggcgatcctctcctcgtcgccctgttagagaacgatcaccgggttgtatctggcacttggaagggtgtgttttattaagtatccggttctagttgtcataaggtcaaggtacaactccgggttgtccttttaccgagggacatgactattcgaatagataaacttccctgcaggggtgcaccacattacccaacacgctcgatcccctttggccggacacactttcctgggtcatgcccggcctcggaagatcaacacgtcgcagccctacctaggcacaatagagaggtcagcacgccggtctaaatcctatggcgcaggggtctgggcccatcacccattgcacacttgcacgttgcgagggcggccggaagcagacctagcccccttaatacaagcgcaggcttacggtccaatctagcgcgcgccgctcagtcgctgacgtcaagaaggcttcggctgataccacgccgtcgagtgcccataactgttcccgcgtagttggttagtgcgtataggccagtggccagactcagatcaaataccaagatctcgttaagcgtgttattatgaagtaaccgtgaacgccgaccagggccaggcccacctctctcctaggtggtatcaacctgccctgtcgctccgccacaaagtaacagtcgggggccgtcgggaacccaggcccacctctaccgggatggagccacctgccccttcagcccccatctccgaacagtatcataagtaatgtaacagtataaagtatatagcatatgcccgtgatcacctcccgaagtgatcgtggcccagtagtatagcatggcagacggacaagagtgtagggccactgatggaatactagcatcctatactaagcatttaggattgcaggtaagggtaattgtagcaacaatgacaggctatgcaacagaataggattaacccgaaagcagtaacatgctacactactctaatgcaagcagtatataGAAGAATatgtgatatctggtgatcaaggggggaagggcttgcctggttgctctggtaAGAAGGGTTCATCGTCGATGTAGgcgatcacaggggtaccggcagcggtctcggggtctaccggaaagaagtaacggaggggaacacaataaataatagagcaatcaaagcatcacaaagcataacatggcaatacgcgatgctagaggtgatctaacgcagggataggtaataccggcgaaggggggaaacatccgggaaagtatccccggagTTTCGTGttttcagacagatgaaccggagggggaatgttgcaggtttgctatgctagggacgcgtggcggacgaacgggctgcgtatctggattcgtctcgtcgttttgagcaactttcatatataaattatttctatccgagttacggattattttatatgattttcaaaGATTAAAAGATTTTATGGAAAACTTTTATTTCGAAAATAAATGACTAAAAGCTAGGTGTACCCAGGGTGTGTACACTAGCAGTGTGGCTGTTTGACTGCCAGGTGGGGCCAGCGTCAAAATCAACAGCCCCGTCAGAGTTGACTAGTCAAAGTCAACAATGTCGACCGGGCCCAATTGTCATAGATAGTAGGTAATTTGATTTTTGTTTAATCTCTAGGGTACCCGCATGTCAGTGTCACATGTGCTAATAAAAGTAACTAGACTAAATTAATCTAGAAAGGGCCACATGTCATCTACACATCTCACTAACTAAACAAATAAACTAACCTAATCTATTCCTAGACTAATCTAACTGGGGCGGCCTTGCTGGGTAGTAGAACATACAGTCACGTATGCACGGGAGTGCATAGCGACCATGGCCTGCGTTGGCAGCAGCACGCAGTAGCAAAGAGCAGCAGCAAGGAttaggagcagcagcagcaatgaGCCGGAGCAGAGAGCACCAACGGTGGCATGAGCAGCAGCAAAGTAGCAGGCGCGAGCAGCAAGCAAAGGCATCGGCAACGGAGCAGTAGCAGAAGATAGCAGCAGCGACAACAGCAGGAGGCGGGCGTGGGCGCGTGGGCTGGGCGCGGGGCACAGCGGCCGGGCGCGCGCAGGGGGGCGGCAGGCAGCAGCGGTtccagagcagcagcagcgcgggCACGCACGGGAGCTCGAGCTCTGGCCATGGCGGCCGAAGTGCGGGGCGGCTAAACGGCGACGGATCGAGGGGACGAGCAGGGGGAGCCGGCAGAGGAGCTCACAGTGGACTCGGGGACGTGGTCGGGGCGGCCGGGGACGGACCGGAGTAGCGGCAAACGACGGCGTACGGCGACGATGTACGCGGAGATGTGCTCGATGGCGACTGTAAAGTACGTCCTTGCTCGAGAGTGTTGTTGTGGAGGTAGAGGACGTCGAGGCGCAGCTCCTGGGCGCCTTCGAGCGGGACGGGGTGGTGCCGGAGCATGTCAACAACGAGGCGGCGTCAACGGCTGCGTACGGGTGCCTCTCCAGATCGGGGAGGAGAGCAAGGGGGAAGAAGTGGATAAGGTAGGGTTCGACAGCGGCGTCGGGGACGGTCTCCTTATCCACCAAAGGGCCGCGGGATGCTTGACAGCGAGGCAATCGGCGGGTGGACGGCGTACGCGCCATGGCCTCTCTGCCTCTGGTGAGAGGTTGGGGAAAAGGCCAACGCGGGCTGGGCCTTATGCACTGTAGCAATAGGCTTTATGAGCACAGTCTGTGCCGGGAGCATAATGCCCTTTTCCTCTCTTTCATTTTCTTTATATCTTTTTCTTATTAGCTACTGTTTTGTGTTAAGTTGAGCCACCaaatgaattttttttaaaagtcCCACTTGTCAGAACAAATACTAGGAATTATCTAGTAGTTCAACAAAAAGTTTGGAGGCAATAAGATTTCATTTAAATTTTATATAAATGAAAACGGATTAATGGGGATGTTTTGGGCACTGTTTTATTTGCCCGGGGCATTCTAAACATCTCCAAAACTGTTGGTTTATTCATGAAAATTAATTAGTGAATATTTGCAACCTAAcaaacatttttattttaatgtttGAAGAATTAATAACTTGACAttattaatttgaatttgaatccgGTTTGGAACAAAGTGAGGTTTAGAAAATAAttgtgatgacatggcaccattaggatgtgattactgtagcctaattatccgggcgttacactgAGTCACCTTGACAGGCACATGAGGTAATAGGTCACTAGCATCCGCAAAGCCCTGCGTATGATACAGGTCTTGGTAGAAAGCTAGCACCTCCGCTTTGTCCTCATTCTCATTTGCACAAACTGAGCCATCTGCTCGGCAGAGGCCAAGAATTTTGTTCATACGCTTGTGTTGGGCTGCTTGTGCCTGAAAATAGGAAGTGTTCCGATCGCCTTCACGGAGCCAAGGGACTCGAGATCGCTGTCGGATCCATACCTCCTCTTGGTATAGGGCTTCCTTCAGTTTCTTAACTATGGATTTCTCCTCATCTGATGGCCCCGTGCCCACCGAATGGCACCGAACACGGTCAAGTCTCTTTCGGAGTTGTCGGACTGTACATGCCAAACACCCGAATTCCTTAGAGCCCCATGGCTCCAACGTTGCCTGCAGGGTCCCCAGGGCAGACGCAATTCCTTGGAGCCCTGCCGAGCGCTGAATTCCCTGCCAAGTGCCACTCACCAGGCGGTCGTAGTCAGTGTGTGTCTGCCATACGTTCTCATACCGGAACTGTTTCTTGGCCCTTGGCCCGTGTGACATAGTCTCTTTTATTTCCGCCATGACAAAACAGTGATCAGACTCAACCGAAGGCAAGTGTCTGACCCTTACATGTTGGAAGAGTTGCCTGAACTCCTCATTTGCAAAAGCTCGGTCTAGTTGTGCCTTCACATTTGCCTCACCCGCTTGGTGGTTATCCCATGTATACGGCATCCCAGACCAGCCTAAATCTTGCATGGAGATCTCATCAGTGACCTCCCGAAATGCTCTCATTTGCGCATCAGGTCTCGCTCGTCTGCTGAAGTGTTCAGACGCGAATAAAGTTTTGTTATAATCCCCCATAGTCAGCCAAGCAGCATGGGGTAAAGCAAACAGGTTACGAAGAAGCTGCCAATGATCACTACGGTCAGCTGGTCGCGGCGCCCCGTAAAAACCGGTGAATCTCCATGGAGGAGAAGAATTCTGGTCATTGCCATTAACCACAACATCAATGTGACAGTTGATGTAGTTTTTTAATTCAACACTCACGTCGCGAGACCAGAACAGACCTATGCCGCCACTCAGGCCGACACTGTCAACAGCAAAACAGCCTCCAAAACCTAGAGCATACTTCAACTCCTCTACTCTTTTTGCTTTAATCTTCGTTTCCATAACGAAGAGTAGAGTGGGCCCTTCCAACTTCACAATGCTGCGAAGCTCACGAACTGCCTCGGGGTTCCCAAGCCCCCGGCAGTTCCAGCTCAGGCATGTCATGATGACGGGCAGGACCGCGTAGCGGTCTCTGCCGAGTTCTCAGGTGTGGGTTTCTTCTTCTTTGCGTTCCTGACAAAATCATCATGTTCTGTGTCATTACTAGCGGAAGTATCACCATCCTTGGCAAGGATTCCCTGTCCTTCGGCTGTGTTCACTCCCCCGTCAGTGAGCAGCAAGGTTTTTGCCACAGGTCTGTAGACTTGGTTTGGGGCATCTTTTCTCTTTAGTGGCTGCTTACTCTTGATCGGAGAATCAACTTCCTCACCTTTGTCCTTGTTTGTGCTTGAATTCCTCGTGGCCGGCTTGCTAGCGCCTGACCTCGATGTGTTACCACTGTTCGCCGGCTTCCAAGACTCCTCTGGAGCCCTCAGATTGGGGCCAAACGGGAGCTCGCCCTTCTCATCCCTAGACCCATGGTTAGGGCAATATAGCTCCGAGTGCCCTAGTCTGCCACAGGAGAAACAAAAGTAGGGTATCTGTTCATACTGAATATCGTACATGTCCACCTTTTTCCTCCTGGCCGAATCAATCAAAATCCAACGCCTGAGCGGCTTGGCAACATCTATAGTAATCCTGGCTCTCAAGTATCCACCATTGTGATCAAATTTAACCGCAAAAGCATTCTTGTCCATCTGTTTGGCTATTGGATTCCACCAGGTTTCATCCCGCAAATTGTATGGCAGATTCACAACCCTAGCCCAAACCATTAGCTTGTCAAACTTCACCTCATCAGGTCTCATACACTCATCAAACTCGGCCAACACCACGGCATTCTTGTTGATGTGCCACGGGGATCCACCCCAAACCCGATCTCTGTCTCTCTGGCTGTCAAACTCCGCCACGAAGACATTGACGCCCGCCGATCTGAACTGTAGACCTCGTGGGTTACCCCACGCCGGCCGGAGAGCGTTGGTGATAGTCTGGATGTGAAATTGGTTGCGGTGTAACACCTTACCAGCCAACAACCACTTCTCCGGCCCGCCGTCGTTGCGATCATCGAGTATTAGAGGAGTCGCTTCTTCCTCGGAGATGTCAAGTTTTCCCAACGCCTCCTCCAATTGCTTCCGGGCGGCGCGACTCTCAGTTGAGTCGCTCTCCGCCCCCGCCCCCGCAGCAGGGTTGGGTGTTGCCATGCACGCCCTTCCCTCGATTTCTCTCACACCGGCGACGAATCACCAGGCGAAGGTAGGTTTCCACGTCCAAGCCCTAATCGCCTCCAGCGCCGCCAGGGGTTTTTAGGGTTAGGGGAAAAACGTTTGCCACTTTTGTTTGTTAATACGGCAACGTTCTCATCTTCTAGACAACCGTGAAGACCGTCAAGCTTCGAATCCTATCCGTGGCAATGGAGTGCAAGACCGCATCCAAATGTGTCAAGATGAGGAACGACACCAACTTGTTCGGTAGCTTTTTGGTAAAATCTTATATGGCAAACTCTACCAATAACCTACACTACTATCTCAGCTCTTATACAAAAGCTTATATCCAGGTATAACCGAGCAGTGCGATCAATTGCGTGTACAGGGCGTCTGGGTCTATACGTACGCACCTTATACTCAAGATAAAGTTCAGGTTGAGTGCAATTCTCAGAAGGCTCGACTCCCTATCCCCTCTAAGCTCCGCAGGTCATACCACACTGATACCAAAAGTCAAGTTCGCCACAAGTTGATTCAAACATGGCCATGTTAAGTATGAACACGCAACAGACATCTACTCCTTCCGTTTCTAAATATGATTTCAATATGATTCAAACATGGCcatattcactcattttgctttgttatttgaaatctctaaaagacttgtatttaggaacagagggggTACCACATTGTATGACAAATAAATGTGCTATCTTCATAACTGGAAGGTAAGAGGAATCAATCACTTTAGATGAAGAACCTGGAACATAAAGATTGACAAGATTTGATAATGACGTGAAGGTTCAATACACTACCGTAGAATATTCTTCAGGTTTCAGCCACTTGGACAAGCAACCACAAAGATTAAGCAGAAGGGGGTATAGCTTTCACTGTTCGAAATATAGATGACCTGACGTAATCTAAATTTGTTAGGTGGCTTCACGAGTCCAAGTTCAGTGTGGCATCTGCCCTGGCCTCGATATCGTTCTTGCTCCTGACGACGCATCTCTTCTTTGTCTCGTCGTCCAGGTACCCGAGATCTTCAGCCAGTGCAATATGTGCATGCAGCAGCTCTTCGAGTTTGTCAGCAGGAACTGAACTCTTACCTTTCTCGCATAGTATCTGATGGAGTTCTTCCTTGCCGTGGTTCTCAGAGCTGAAATGATCGTGAATTCTCATTGCTTCCTGAAATCCAGATATTGTTGGTAGGAACTTGACCACAAACACACTCTGATTGGCTGGTCTTCCCTGGGTTATCTTTGCCTTGTCACATGCAACACCAATATCTGGAGACACAAGGTGATGATATAAGAAACGTTGAATAGTTCAAACAGAAGAAACAAAGCAGTCAAAGCATAACAGAGGGTTTCCTTTTCAGAACTACATAATGCATTGTGTCAGAAGTTGTAGAATCAGTAGACCCGTTAGTTTGCCTCACAAGTGGTCAGACTACAGAAAGAAAGGGAG
This genomic window contains:
- the LOC120964461 gene encoding uncharacterized protein, encoding MLRHHPVPLEGAQELRLDVLYLHNNTLEQGRTLQSPSSTSPRTSSPYAVVCRYSDPETAAGTPVIAYIDDEPFLPEQPDAGAQELDATVDNDSYYTGGAYYYVQAADDDQE